The Impatiens glandulifera chromosome 3, dImpGla2.1, whole genome shotgun sequence genome contains a region encoding:
- the LOC124930399 gene encoding probable pectinesterase 55, whose translation MNYNSWFLIATIVASSFFLGSSLTNKFSSTVIVDKSGKGQFTTIQDAINSVPSRNNKWFHIVVKPGVYHEKVTIKSTKEYIFLEGSGYSQTTISWDDHQTYRFTPTFGLFANNFVAKDISFMNSYNINQKTNIKRALAATIYGDRVAFYNCGFYGVQNTLYDSGGRHYYNSCYIEGAIDFIWGNGVSLFESCKINATAGNLNVQGSITAQGRQSKQYTNAFVFTKGHVVGTGQVFLGRAFAPFSRVIFSEMTFSSVVHPLGWDAGNFRGKEKYLTNVEAGCKGPGSNTSKRATWTKIIEKPNSVYLQQFTVKKFIDQDGWLANTRFDEKTPI comes from the exons ATGAATTATAATTCCTGGTTCCTAATAGCAACGATAGTGGCTTCGTCGTTCTTTCTTGGTTCAAGTCTTACCAACAAATTCTCGTCCACAGTAATCGTCGATAAGTCTGGCAAAGGACAATTCACAACTATTCAAGATGCAATTAACTCCGTTCCTTcaagaaataataaatggttTCACATCGTCGTAAAACCAGGAGTCTAcca tgAGAAGGTAACTATCAAATCCACTAAGGAATACATATTTTTAGAGGGGAGTGGATATTCTCAAACCACAATCTCATGGGATGATCATCAAACTTATCGTTTCACCCCGACGTTTGGTTTATTTGCCAATAATTTCGTTGCCAAGGACATATCATTCATG AACTCGTATAATATAAATCAGAAGACCAATATAAAAAGAGCTTTGGCAGCTACAATATATGGAGACCGAGTTGCTTTCTATAATTGTGGTTTTTACGGGGTACAAAACACACTTTATGATAGTGGGGGTCGTCATTACTATAACTCGTGCTACATTGAAGGTGCGATTGATTTTATTTGGGGAAACGGTGTTTCTCTTTTCGAG AGTTGCAAAATAAATGCCACGGCGGGGAACTTGAATGTTCAGGGATCCATTACAGCACAAGGAAGACAATCAAAACAATATACAAATGCTTTTGTGTTCACTAAAGGTCATGTTGTTGGAACCGGGCAAGTGTTTCTTGGAAGAGCATTTGCTCCATTCTCAAGAGTTATTTTCTCCGAAATGACGTTTAGTTCAGTTGTTCATCCATTGGGATGGGATGCTGGGAATTTCCGCGGAAAAGA AAAATATTTGACCAATGTGGAGGCTGGTTGCAAAGGGCCAGGGTCCAACACTTCAAAGCGGGCGACTTGGACGAAGATAATAGAGAAGCCTAATAGTGTCTACTTACAACAATTCACCGTAAAGAAATTTATTGATCAAGATGGGTGGTTAGCCAATACTCGTTTTGATGAAAAGACACCCATTTAA